From a region of the Actinopolymorpha singaporensis genome:
- a CDS encoding PHP domain-containing protein: MTATEAIDQLRRIAFLLERGRAETPRVRAFRRAAQTLADLPEEEFARRVGDGTLTELPGIGPSSAKVATEAYAGETAGYLARLEGEHGPLVSGGESLRAALRGDLHTHSEWSDGGSPIEEMARTARDLGHEYVALTDHSPRLKVANGLSAERLRRQLEVVRELNAELAPFRILTGIEVDILEDGSLDQDPELLASLDVVVASVHSKLRMPAADMTPRMVAAIANPLVTVLGHCTGRLVTGGRGTRPESSFEADIVFEACRRFGVAVEINSRPERLDPPRRLLRQAVEQGCVFSIDTDAHAPGQLDWQPYGCARAEECEVPADRVINTLPADELLDRFRERRERRAVRSSAR, translated from the coding sequence GTGACCGCGACCGAGGCGATCGACCAGCTGCGCCGCATCGCGTTCCTGCTCGAACGCGGGCGCGCCGAGACCCCGCGGGTGCGGGCGTTCCGCAGGGCCGCGCAGACCCTTGCCGACCTACCCGAGGAGGAGTTCGCCCGGCGGGTCGGCGACGGAACGCTCACCGAGCTGCCCGGCATCGGGCCGTCGTCGGCGAAGGTCGCCACCGAGGCGTACGCGGGCGAGACCGCCGGCTACCTGGCCCGACTGGAAGGCGAGCACGGGCCGCTGGTGTCGGGTGGGGAGTCGCTGCGCGCGGCGCTGCGCGGTGACCTGCACACCCACTCCGAGTGGTCCGACGGCGGCAGCCCGATCGAGGAGATGGCTCGCACGGCACGCGACCTCGGGCACGAGTACGTCGCGCTCACCGACCACTCGCCCAGGCTGAAGGTCGCCAACGGGTTGTCCGCCGAGCGCCTGCGCCGCCAGCTCGAGGTCGTGCGCGAACTGAACGCAGAGCTCGCGCCGTTCCGCATCCTCACCGGCATCGAGGTGGACATCCTCGAGGACGGCTCGCTGGACCAGGACCCCGAACTCCTCGCGTCCCTCGACGTCGTGGTGGCCAGCGTGCACTCCAAGCTGCGGATGCCGGCCGCGGACATGACGCCCCGGATGGTGGCCGCGATCGCCAACCCGCTGGTCACCGTGCTGGGCCACTGCACCGGCCGGCTGGTGACGGGCGGCCGCGGCACCCGGCCGGAGTCGTCGTTCGAGGCCGACATCGTGTTCGAGGCCTGCCGGAGGTTCGGGGTCGCAGTGGAGATCAACTCCCGGCCCGAACGCCTGGACCCGCCGCGGCGGCTGCTGCGCCAGGCGGTCGAGCAGGGCTGTGTGTTCTCGATCGACACCGACGCGCACGCGCCCGGGCAGCTGGACTGGCAGCCGTACGGCTGCGCCCGCGCTGAGGAGTGCGAGGTCCCCGCCGATCGGGTGATCAACACGCTGCCGGCCGACGAACTCCTCGACCGCTTTCGCGAACGCCGCGAACGCCGCGCCGTGAGGTCAAGCGCCCGTTGA
- a CDS encoding acyltransferase domain-containing protein, which translates to MLVIVAPGQGAQTPGFLAPWLEDPTFADRINWLSAVCDTDLAHYGTDADADTIRDTAIAQPLLVASGLVAALALFPHPADAFRVIDLAAGHSVGEITAAAGVGVISAEQAMVFVRQRGKAMAAAAAEHRSGMMAVLGGDPEEVLAAIARHDLVAANNNGPGQVVAAGTLEALERFSADPPARTRLVPLQVAGAFHTNYVAHAVDLLGGYARAITTHDPRTRLLSNRDGHVVHDGREVLDRIVTQVSSPVRWDLCMRTMEDLGVTGMLEMPPAGTLTGIARRALRGVETFALKTPDQLDDARAFVEKHGEGGPVEGNPTWRLLVAPTKGVFSLAAEQAAGAALAPGAVVGNVRSGRDDLQVAAPHGGTIVEWLVEDGDPVSPGQPLVRLHPVSAQ; encoded by the coding sequence GTGCTCGTCATCGTCGCGCCTGGACAAGGGGCGCAAACGCCTGGATTCCTCGCACCGTGGCTCGAGGACCCGACTTTTGCCGACCGCATCAACTGGCTGTCCGCGGTCTGCGACACCGACCTCGCCCACTACGGCACCGACGCGGACGCGGACACCATCCGCGACACCGCGATCGCCCAGCCGCTGCTCGTCGCGTCCGGACTCGTCGCCGCGCTCGCACTGTTCCCCCACCCCGCCGACGCGTTCCGCGTCATCGACCTCGCCGCCGGCCACAGCGTCGGCGAGATCACCGCGGCCGCGGGTGTCGGGGTGATCAGTGCGGAGCAGGCGATGGTGTTCGTCCGCCAGCGCGGCAAGGCGATGGCCGCCGCCGCGGCCGAGCACCGCTCCGGGATGATGGCGGTCCTCGGCGGCGACCCCGAGGAGGTGCTCGCCGCGATCGCCCGGCACGACCTCGTGGCCGCCAACAACAACGGCCCCGGCCAGGTGGTGGCCGCCGGCACCCTGGAGGCCCTGGAACGCTTCAGCGCCGACCCGCCGGCCCGCACCCGGCTGGTCCCGTTGCAGGTCGCGGGCGCCTTCCACACCAACTACGTCGCACACGCGGTCGACCTGCTCGGCGGCTACGCCCGGGCGATCACCACCCACGACCCGCGTACCCGCCTGCTGTCCAACCGCGACGGCCACGTCGTCCACGACGGCCGGGAGGTGCTCGACCGGATCGTCACCCAGGTGAGCTCGCCCGTGCGCTGGGACCTGTGCATGCGCACGATGGAGGACCTCGGCGTCACCGGCATGCTGGAGATGCCGCCCGCCGGCACCCTCACCGGCATCGCCCGCCGCGCGCTGCGCGGGGTGGAGACGTTCGCGCTGAAGACTCCGGACCAGCTCGACGACGCGCGCGCGTTCGTGGAGAAGCACGGCGAGGGCGGCCCGGTGGAGGGCAACCCCACCTGGCGGCTGTTGGTCGCGCCGACGAAGGGCGTGTTCAGCCTGGCCGCCGAGCAGGCCGCGGGTGCCGCGCTGGCTCCCGGCGCGGTGGTCGGCAACGTGAGGAGCGGCCGCGACGACCTGCAGGTGGCCGCACCCCACGGCGGCACGATCGTCGAATGGCTGGTCGAGGACGGCGACCCCGTCTCCCCCGGCCAGCCGCTGGTACGCCTGCACCCGGTGAGCGCACAGTGA
- the aceE gene encoding pyruvate dehydrogenase (acetyl-transferring), homodimeric type yields MASGAERRPIITDGLPTQLPDIDPDETREWIESLDAVLDERGQERARYLMLRLLERARERQVGVPALRSTDYINSIPPDREPWFPGDEHVERRIRAYIRWNAAIMVSRANRKGLEVGGHIATYQSAASLYEVGFNHFFRGKDHPGGGDQIFFQGHASPGIYARAFLEGRLSEDQLNAFRQEVSQGTGNGLSSYPHPRLMPNFWEFPTVSMGLTAVNAIYQARFNRYLRNRGIRDTSQQHVWAFLGDGEMSEPESLGAIGVASREELDNLTFVINCNLQQLDGPVRGNGKVIQELESYFRGAGWNVVKVIWGRDWDPLLAQDVDGVLVNKMNTTPDGQFQTFSVETGEYIRENFFGGDPRLRKMVDGLSDDELRKLSRGGHDYRKVYAAFKAATEHVGQPTVILAHTIKGWTIEALEGRNATHQMKKLTKDDVKKFRDRLYLPISDKEIDENDLPPYYHPGKDSDEIAYMLERRRQLGGPAPERRVSPTPLKLPGDAVYSELRKGSGKQRVATTMAFVRLLKDLMRDKGIGARFVPIAPDEFRTFGMDSMFPTAKIYDPFGQTYEGVDRKLLLSYKQSEKGQLLHEGISEAGAMGSVTAAGTAYATHGEPMIPVYIFYSMFGFQRTGDFMWALGDQLARGFLIGATAGRTTLTGEGLQHADGHSHLLASTNPACVAYDPAFAFELSYIVKDALRRMYGSSEEHPNGEDVFYYLTVYNEPLVQPAEPENPDVEGILRGVYRYAEHTGEVDDRTPRAQILASGVGMPWALDAQRMLSQDWGVAADVWSVTSWNELRRDAVEAEKWNLRNPDSEARVPYVSQKLAGAAGPFVAVSDWMRAVPDQISRWVPGDYSSLGTDGYGFADTRPAARRFFNVDAASVVVGVLAALARRGEVKQSTVREAADRYAITDPTAVADVAQEGGDA; encoded by the coding sequence GTGGCTTCCGGAGCAGAGCGTAGGCCCATCATCACAGATGGACTTCCCACCCAGCTCCCCGACATCGATCCGGACGAGACCCGTGAGTGGATCGAGTCGCTCGACGCGGTGCTCGACGAGCGCGGACAGGAGCGTGCGCGCTACCTGATGCTGCGCCTGCTGGAACGCGCGCGCGAGCGGCAGGTGGGCGTCCCCGCGTTGCGGAGCACCGACTACATCAACAGCATCCCGCCCGACCGCGAGCCGTGGTTCCCCGGCGACGAGCACGTGGAACGCCGCATCCGGGCCTACATCCGCTGGAACGCCGCGATCATGGTGTCGCGCGCCAACCGCAAGGGCCTGGAGGTCGGCGGGCACATCGCCACCTACCAGTCGGCGGCCAGCCTGTACGAGGTGGGCTTCAACCACTTCTTCCGCGGCAAGGACCACCCCGGCGGCGGCGACCAGATCTTCTTCCAGGGCCACGCGTCGCCGGGCATCTACGCCCGCGCGTTCCTGGAGGGCAGGCTGAGCGAGGACCAGCTGAACGCCTTCCGCCAGGAGGTGTCGCAGGGCACCGGCAACGGCCTGTCGAGCTACCCGCACCCGCGGCTGATGCCGAACTTCTGGGAGTTCCCCACCGTCTCGATGGGGCTCACCGCGGTCAACGCGATCTACCAGGCGAGGTTCAACCGCTACCTCCGCAACCGCGGCATCAGGGACACCAGCCAGCAGCACGTGTGGGCGTTCCTCGGTGACGGCGAGATGAGCGAGCCGGAGTCCCTCGGCGCCATCGGCGTGGCGTCTCGGGAGGAGCTGGACAACCTCACGTTCGTCATCAACTGCAACCTCCAGCAGCTCGACGGACCGGTACGCGGCAACGGCAAGGTGATCCAGGAGCTGGAGTCCTACTTCCGGGGCGCCGGCTGGAACGTCGTCAAGGTGATCTGGGGCCGCGACTGGGACCCGCTGCTGGCCCAGGACGTCGACGGCGTGCTGGTCAACAAGATGAACACCACCCCGGACGGGCAGTTCCAGACGTTCTCGGTGGAGACCGGGGAGTACATCCGCGAGAACTTCTTCGGCGGTGACCCCAGGCTGCGCAAGATGGTCGACGGGCTGTCCGACGACGAGCTGCGCAAGCTGTCCCGGGGCGGCCACGACTACCGCAAGGTCTACGCCGCGTTCAAGGCGGCGACCGAGCACGTCGGCCAGCCGACGGTCATCCTGGCGCACACCATCAAGGGCTGGACGATCGAGGCGCTGGAGGGCCGCAACGCGACCCACCAGATGAAGAAGCTCACCAAGGACGACGTCAAGAAGTTCCGGGACCGGCTGTATCTCCCGATCTCGGACAAGGAGATCGACGAGAACGACCTTCCGCCGTACTACCACCCGGGCAAGGACTCCGACGAGATCGCCTACATGCTCGAACGCCGCCGCCAGCTCGGCGGGCCGGCTCCGGAGCGCCGCGTGAGCCCGACGCCGCTGAAGCTGCCCGGCGACGCCGTGTACAGCGAGCTGCGCAAGGGATCGGGCAAGCAGCGGGTGGCCACCACGATGGCGTTCGTACGGCTGCTCAAGGACCTCATGCGCGACAAGGGCATCGGCGCGCGGTTCGTGCCGATCGCGCCGGACGAGTTCCGCACCTTCGGCATGGACTCGATGTTCCCGACGGCGAAGATCTACGACCCGTTCGGGCAGACGTACGAAGGCGTCGACCGCAAGCTGTTGTTGTCGTACAAGCAGTCGGAGAAGGGCCAGCTGCTCCACGAGGGCATCAGCGAGGCCGGCGCGATGGGCTCGGTGACGGCGGCGGGCACGGCCTACGCCACCCACGGCGAGCCGATGATCCCGGTCTACATCTTCTACTCGATGTTCGGGTTCCAGCGCACCGGTGACTTCATGTGGGCGCTCGGCGACCAGCTCGCCCGCGGCTTCCTCATCGGTGCGACGGCCGGGCGGACCACGCTCACCGGTGAGGGACTGCAGCACGCCGACGGGCACTCGCACCTGCTTGCCTCGACCAACCCCGCGTGTGTGGCCTACGACCCGGCGTTCGCGTTCGAGCTGTCCTACATCGTCAAGGACGCCTTGCGGCGGATGTACGGCTCCAGCGAGGAGCACCCGAACGGCGAGGACGTCTTCTACTACCTCACCGTCTACAACGAGCCACTGGTGCAGCCGGCCGAGCCGGAGAACCCCGACGTCGAGGGCATCCTGCGCGGCGTCTACCGCTACGCCGAGCACACCGGCGAGGTCGACGACCGCACGCCGCGGGCGCAGATCCTCGCCTCCGGCGTGGGCATGCCGTGGGCGCTGGACGCGCAGCGGATGCTGTCGCAGGACTGGGGCGTGGCCGCCGACGTGTGGTCGGTGACGTCGTGGAACGAGCTTCGCCGAGACGCGGTGGAAGCGGAGAAGTGGAACCTCCGCAACCCCGACAGCGAGGCGCGGGTGCCGTACGTCTCGCAGAAGCTCGCGGGTGCGGCCGGTCCGTTCGTGGCGGTCAGCGACTGGATGCGGGCGGTGCCCGACCAGATCTCGCGCTGGGTGCCCGGCGACTACTCCTCGCTCGGCACCGACGGCTACGGCTTCGCCGACACCCGGCCGGCGGCGCGGAGGTTCTTCAACGTCGACGCCGCCTCGGTGGTCGTCGGGGTGCTGGCCGCGCTGGCCCGCCGCGGTGAGGTCAAGCAGTCGACCGTACGCGAGGCGGCCGACCGCTACGCCATCACCGACCCGACGGCGGTCGCGGACGTGGCCCAGGAAGGCGGCGACGCGTAG
- a CDS encoding PucR family transcriptional regulator: MPSLHRTSTANHLERASGVLASATIERMQERLSWFRRMNPQDRSWIGLVAQTFFAAFVAWFRDPGRGPIFTADVLGTAPRELTRKVTLHQTVEMIRIGIEVAEERVDQIVPEEDVARVREAVLLYSREIAFSAAELYARAAEMRGAWDARLEALIVDAVLRGETDDAVRSRVAALGWSESAPVLVVVGSTPEGDPEAGVELIRRDARQARLDVLTGVQGDRLIVILGGETDPAKTAGRFAAHFGPGPVVYGPVVTDLMGASRAARAAIAGYLAAPAWLDAPRPVGAEELLPERALSADETARRQLVVDIYTPLAQAGPVLLETLAAFFENGGSVEATSRMLFVHANTVRYRLRRITELSGYSPSNPRHAYTLRIALTLGRLHAHRVASAH; encoded by the coding sequence GTGCCGAGTCTTCACCGAACGTCCACCGCGAACCATCTGGAGCGCGCGAGCGGGGTGCTCGCCTCCGCCACGATCGAACGGATGCAGGAACGCCTGTCGTGGTTTCGCCGGATGAACCCGCAGGACCGATCCTGGATCGGCCTGGTCGCACAGACGTTCTTCGCGGCGTTCGTCGCGTGGTTCCGCGATCCCGGCCGGGGACCCATCTTCACCGCGGACGTCCTGGGAACGGCGCCCCGCGAGCTGACCCGCAAGGTCACCCTGCACCAGACCGTGGAGATGATCCGGATCGGCATCGAGGTCGCCGAGGAACGCGTCGACCAGATCGTGCCCGAGGAGGACGTGGCCCGGGTGCGCGAGGCGGTCCTGCTGTACTCCCGGGAGATCGCCTTCAGTGCGGCCGAGCTGTATGCCCGGGCCGCGGAGATGCGCGGTGCGTGGGACGCCCGGCTGGAGGCGCTCATCGTGGACGCCGTCCTGCGCGGCGAGACCGACGACGCGGTGCGCTCCCGCGTGGCCGCCCTGGGCTGGTCGGAGTCCGCTCCCGTCCTGGTGGTGGTGGGCAGCACTCCCGAAGGCGACCCGGAGGCCGGGGTGGAACTGATCCGCCGGGACGCCCGGCAGGCGAGGCTGGACGTCCTGACCGGTGTCCAGGGCGACCGGCTGATCGTCATCCTCGGCGGCGAGACCGACCCGGCGAAGACCGCCGGCCGGTTCGCGGCCCACTTCGGCCCGGGGCCGGTGGTCTACGGCCCGGTGGTGACCGACCTGATGGGCGCGTCCCGCGCGGCCCGAGCGGCGATCGCGGGTTACCTCGCCGCGCCGGCGTGGCTGGACGCGCCACGCCCGGTCGGCGCGGAGGAGCTGCTGCCCGAGCGGGCGCTGTCGGCGGACGAGACCGCCCGCAGGCAGCTGGTCGTGGACATCTACACCCCGCTGGCCCAGGCCGGTCCGGTGCTGCTGGAGACGCTGGCCGCGTTCTTCGAGAACGGCGGCTCGGTGGAGGCCACCTCCCGGATGCTGTTCGTGCACGCCAACACCGTGCGTTATCGGCTGCGGCGGATCACCGAGCTCAGCGGCTACTCTCCGTCGAACCCGCGCCATGCGTACACGCTTCGGATCGCACTCACCCTGGGCCGCCTGCACGCCCATCGAGTAGCGTCCGCACACTGA